A stretch of DNA from Cygnus atratus isolate AKBS03 ecotype Queensland, Australia chromosome 9, CAtr_DNAZoo_HiC_assembly, whole genome shotgun sequence:
TCTTGAGTTTTATTTCAACCAAAAAATTGATCTTCTCAAACCATGGTTCTCAAGTGCTGACAATTTTCTTTGCCCACTGAAAATCATTTATGCTCCATCTTTTTATTTGGTTACCACATGACTCTCTTGATGGATACCACCccttgtttctttcctgcagaGAGATCTTTGGGcactctatcccagctgaaagcTTGTCACACTGCATAGATCTCTACCAGGACCTGCAGTATGAGGCAGGGTGGAGCCTCAGTATTTCTCCTTCAAGTTACATCAAAGCTACATCTAGCACCACTGAGCATTCAAACACCACATCTGACAATTGCTTTTCCCTGAAACATTCCAAGACTCTTTACCAAGTTACCCGCACAGGTTCCCGCTTCTTGGGCCTCACTGTAACTGAATATATGTATGTTAAGTGATCActtcacagggaagaaaactaCTCAGCAGTAACTGGAAGTGCTTGGGGATGTGCAGTCTGCATGCCTATTTCCAAGCTAGCACATTCACTTCTACTTGATGTCCCTCTTTGGAAAAGGTGAATATTCTGGCTCTAAAAGGTCACAAGGGTATATCACATGGTTTTTTACATTCATCCTGTATGTTGAACAATGGATGATGGACATAAACACTTCCACCCACACGTGCCTTAGTGTCTCACATCTCAAATGTTTGCACATCCACAGTATATATGGAACATGCATACAGACAGCACATTTCCAGGACTTTTCCAATTACTGAGAACAACCTCTCTTcattaaaggagaaagaaaggaattgaGCTGTTATGTCTGTAATGTCATCAACAGTAGACAGAAAATACTAATCTGAAAAAGAATTTCTACTTAAATGTGAATGGaacactgattatttttgtttgttaattgAGAATTAGTACTGTATTCAGCAGAGGTTTTCTCATGCTTAAGAGCAGCAATGCCAGTAATGGCAGTGTTGCTGCAGTGCCTTTCCTGCTCTGCTAAAACTCTCTGAAGTAATGTTGTTCAAATGTATCAAAAGGCAGGAAGAGGCACTGTGACATTCTCCTCTTGAGCTCAAGACTTCTTATACGTTTTGTAAaggggggcttttttttttcagtactggAACAACCTTGAATACTTTCAtcaacagaaaagtaaaagcagaagagatttCCCCAAATGGACTTTTTAGTCTTTCTACTCTATAGACAGTCAACAGTGCTCAGAAGACATCAGCCCACTTCCACAGTAAAGCTGATACAGGCTCAAATGAAATCAGGTGGTTTTActgatcttttttgttttatgctgaGGTGCATATTAAATACTTCCTAGACAATCCACTCCGGCATCCAGGACTTCTGTCTTTATAACCTGCTGGTCTTTCTCCTGAGACGATAAACATTGGGAATTAAAgagttgtatttaaaaaaaagggatggatttttttccataccaATTCTTACTTTGAGACCCTCTCCTGAATCAATGCAGTGTGCTGCCGTTAGGACCCAAGATGGATGGATGAGAACACCCCCACACAGAAATCTCCCTTTGCTATTTTGGAGCAtaatctgaaacaaagaaacagagaggTCTGACACTGCAGGAAGCATGGCTCACAAAATATGGTACACATTCTTCTTTGTGGTTGCAAAATGTACAGATGCATCAAGCTCCAAAGCATGTCATGTTCATTGAAGCCAAAGCTCTACAGTGGAGCAAAAGCACTGCAAATAGGGTCTCAGTGGAACACCCACAAAAATTTTTGAATATTCTTCCCAAATGAAGGCTGGCTTCATCCAAACCAGCAGAGGACTATGCTGGTCACTGTAAGAAAGCACTTTGGTACTCCAAAACTTTGAAAGGCAGAGCTCAAATGAGGGGATTATTTTTGTGTGCACAGAACACCAGAAGACAGTGTGTCATCTCAGGCTGCAATTCTCATTTGATGGTGTAAAAAGGCCTTTACTGTCAGAGACAGATAGGCTCTGATTGTATGCATTCACTAGTTCCATAATATGCTCTGCAAGGtctcctctttctctgtgaCATCCCAACCTAAGCTATGGCTTATTTAGCTGATTAAATCTGCTAACGTGAATTTACAACAGGCAAGGCTTATAAAAACAGATacctgcagaagaggagagaTTACCTCACACTCCTACAATAATGCTGTTACAATACCTGGAGTGGGCATCAGGCAGCATGAGCTGCAGTGATTAAGTGTCATTCCCCAGCATGGAGTGACAAAGCAGGTATTTGTCATCACTATCCTCTCTCTTGACATTCTCGGCAAGGTAAAAAACTTGACAACAATGGCAAGGCCAAGAGTCTTAAcatatatttcttcttgttaCTCCAACTTTTTGGTTGCTTTTGAAAGAGCTGAGCTAAGGGAATCTTAGCGTCACGTGATGCCACAACTAGCTATGTAGGAGTCTCCCTGGAATagggaggcaggcagagctgttCCGGAACAGCATGAACTGTCTGTTGTGAAAGATTCTTTTCTCCTTACCTGCCAAGGGCTGTCTCcccttcttcctgcttttcccTCAATGAGACGGATATTGAATCCTGCTTTGGCTTCAATGTAGTCCATTTTCACTCTTCCACAGGGGAATTCCACTACAGAAGATGCAGAGAAGTTAATTAGCACAGACCAACTCACCCAACACAAAACCTCTTCTAAAAGCATTCCCCCCGGCTCCCTAACCTAGGCGATACAATCCATTGTCTTCAAGGAATTCCCTCAACGCTTGCAGAGGAGGTACTTTTCAGATTGCTCTGTGTGTCTCCATGATGCAAACACAGGCACAGGTTAGACTATTAGTGGTCATAAAGTGGGTATGGATTTGGGAAACACAGGCATGGAATAATTCTGCATGGAATGGATGTTGTGAAAAGTAGTACAAAGTGCAGTGCAAATACTTCTCCTGTAAACCCCCCTTATTTCACGTTTGAATAACCCTCTGTCAAATCTCCTGTGAACATCCTTCTCTTACCTACAGGCTTGCACATGGTATGGTCATTCGTCAGCTGGTACCCAGATGCACAGCTGCAGTAGCGGCACTGGTTGGCAGGGTCATCCTTGCAGAAATGTTCACAACCTCCATTATTGACAGAACAGTTGGTGTATTTCacctctggggaaaaaaggaacaagaggCATGAGAAGTTGGAAAGCCAGAGTCACAGGAAGGTAAAGTGGCAAAATGACATCTTGATTCAAGTGAGCAACAGCTGACAGTGGATTTGGGATGACAGCTGCAGGATTTAATGGCACTAGGGCCCTTCAGACAGCAAACAGACCTTGGTCCAGAATAAGACAGTGGGGAGATTGGGAACCCAGACATTACTGTCTGGGCAGGCAGactggagaacagaaaatactgtcaCTGAGTGTGAGTCAGATGGTGGAAAGCATTGATGACACATGGTGTATGTACTCCTAATTAAATACACTATGCAGCTTTTCTCTAGGGAAGACATTGTTACAGTAATGACAATAAAATATTGCAgtggattgttttttttctctgtattataaaaaaaataaagtaacatcACTCCTATcccattttacaaaaatatcagaaatagtTCTGTAAAACACAGATATCTCAGATCTCCAAACGCTTCCCATGGCAACACaaacttcattttgctttagaTAAGCACAGATAATCCTTCTACCACGTCATGAAGTAACAGAGAAGTCACATCAATAATGAAAGCAAGCATACTGTGCAATGCCAGAAGTGTTGATTGCTATACACTGAGATCCCTGTCATGAAGAATGTTATTTTATCGTGGATTAAAGACAGCATTACCATAATTGCACAATACTCCCTCCCAGCCTTTGTTACAGATGCAGGAAAACTTCCCAATATTGTCCTTGCACGTCCCATTGGAACAAGGCTGCGGCTCACACTGATCTCCATCtgaaacagaggcagaaaaactCAGCCCTTGAACCACAGCTCAGATCAAACATTAACATGTGCAGATCCTCCCCAGATTCCCAAGTACCACACACCATTTCTGCCACTGAATGGTGATAACTCTGTGGTCTTAGCCCAGGCAAGGGCATTTGTTTAGGTTTTGAATTACAGCTCTAGAGGGAGCGAGCAGAAGGGaacaaaagagcaaaacctGTGGCAGACAGGGCAGAAGCAAGTTACTGCAGAAGTGGAGAGCCATGGTGGGGCTCCTCTTTGGACCCATGTCAGGCAGGGTCAGAGTATCAGCGATCACTTTCGACCAGTGCCCTTGCTGTGAGAAGGTGACTGATAGACACAGAAGCACCTGAATTTTTTAAGAAGTTGCTTATACAATATGACaggaaaacattcttttcaCATCCCAtataaaagagaatgaaaatataaatcagtATGTGATATGtggcagcaggaaggaggagtACCAGCTAACCTTGAGGAAACAGAGAGAGATGAttaggaaagttttttttactTACCTACATATTTGCTCCAGAAATTTAGCTGTAGAGAAACAAAGTTTATATTAAAGCTAGAAGCATATTTATCACAAGCAAGGGATTTGAAGTGTATGATGGCTTCGGCCAACACAGCACAGCATTCTAGTCAACAGTGTTGGTCAAATTCTTCTTGGCGGTATAGCAACATGCACTACAACAAAACTGGCCAACCCCAACATTCATGCACTGCATGGCCCTACTCAGCACAGatcccccctgccctgctcacaGACCCATCAGCACCACAATCCCTCAACATCCCTACagactttgttttcttgtctcttACTGCCAGGTAAGTCACCTGTgttgctgaaatgaaatcacaCTTGTGCCTAGTTAGGCAAAACAGGGGCATTGGGAAGACTGTAAAAAAGAATCTGGTGTCTGAGGGACAGCAAGGACTGGTTCATCCTACGTATCTAGGATAGGAAGGACTAGGAGAAACTCAGTGGTAGCAAGAATAGCCAATGGGGTCATACAGGGATTGGGATTACCTAGCTGGGACCTAAAACTCAAAACTGGGCCAGGTGGGACAGACATGAGCAACCAAGTGCTGCGGTGCAAACAAGCAATGGTATAACTTGGCAATCTCTGTCAAGCAATTACATTCAAAAACATGTCTCTACCTTAGGAGTCAGGAGGGCTGACAGCAAGATCTCCCACGTCCCAGTTTGCAatactttaagaaaacaatCTATTGGTTAAGTCTTACATTCCTCCTTACAGAAGCAACTTACTGTTGCTTCCCTGGTTTCAAATATCTCACTGGCTTCCTCAAAGTCACACAGCTCTTCCTTGCACTCACGCTCCACAGAGCCTGGTTTGACCTCCTCCAGAAAAGAGTTTGCCCGCTTCTGGATTTTCAGGACTTGGTTTGCATCTTTGTAGCTGTAAAatactggaaacaaaaatgtgaaagcaCAAGCAGGGAAGAGAGCTGGCTGAAAACTGGCAGTGGTCCTTCTTCAAGAATGCTATTCTCAGAGCAACAGCCCCTCTCCAGCACTGCAAAGGAGCTTGCTCTAGAAAACATGGCCTGTCAGTGCCGTGCTGCAGAAGCAAGCCCAAGCCTCTGCTGTGATGCTCAGCTTGCAGGACTCATGGGCGCTACGTCAAGGCAGCCATCACGGCCCTGCAGTGTCTGTAAACCTGTTAGAGGAATCCAAATCCCTTAATGGGAACATTTCCAGCCACTCCCTGTCGCTGACAGGGAGCAAGAAACACGCTTGCAGCAATTGGAAGAGGGTGAAGAGtacctgaaaaatgaaaacttacttGAGGTACTACACACTTGCGAagagcaggcagccagcagaacACCTATGGTGACGAGCTTCCACATACTGCAGCAGAAGTCCCCTAAAAAAGAGAAGGTAGGTGTGAAAGGGACTGCACTACTGAGCTGCAGCAAAACCCCCATGCTGGAGACCGTTCTATTCAGAGCTCAGCCAgttccttcatttatttttcacacagcAGCTCCCTCACTGAATGCTGTGTTGTGCCAtgattttctctttgatttcgGCTCCAAAGCAGCCGCTTGTTAGAGGCCCTCCAGACTGGTTTGCTAGTTCCCTTTAACCCATCAGCAGCTTACCCAGAACATTTCTTGTCTGCCCAACATCCTCCCCTTGTCACCAGACATTTTTTACAAGCTTTATGcttcattaaataaaactgtactGTGAAATCCTGAACGATACAATACTTTTGAAGCACTTACTGCTTTATTCAGTGTGAATCAGCGTGATCTATTCTTCCGCCATGAACTCTGCTGGAACTTAGTTAATCCATAACTTCAGATATTTACTCTTTGGAGTGACATgaagtgctttctttttagtCATTAAACAAACACAGCTCAGGGGGAGCTTGACAATTTACCTTCATGTATGAGAAAAGTGAAATAGTTGAGGcatcctttctgccttttccaaatctgttttgtggtggtggttttttgttttgttttggtttgtttttttcttttgactctCTGGCAAATAGTAATGGTTATATTCGGATTGAAAGTGTAACCACACCAGTGCTGAAGTCTCTGAGGGATCCCCACCTCAAAGCCCTCAGTCACTCCATGTGGACAGAGATCActatttttaagtctttccaCATTACTTTCTCATCAAAGTTTCCACCACAAGAAGTGAAAGCCTCTAACCCTCATTACTGCTGCCTGCTTTGAGAAGGCAGGGCAAGAAGCTTGTGCCAGCTCGCTGCATCTTTTGGCATACTGGATTAGCTCTCATCTGCACAAAATCTTCTAATGCATTTTGaacattaaacattttagagaaaaagcacaattcttttcagaaattttcataAATCAGAGATGGTACAAACCAGTGCTCCCCTTCTCTGAGGGCAGCTCTtgcagcagcacctctgtgAGCCATAGAGCCTATGACATCCTCATGCAAATTACCTGCACAACCACGTGTCCCTCTGGATCCCGCATCAGAGAAAGTGCCACCCCAGTGTCTGAACAGGTAGCCTAGGCTTCTCTAGCATCTCAGCTCACATCTACTGACACTGTTTAGGACAGCTCCAACTGCTTGAAAAACTTTTTTCGTTTTCCCTTACAAACTTGGCTGTGGACTTTATCAAAAACAAGCTCTTTTTAAATACACTAAGTTCATCCATTTCGGActcatgctaaaaaaaaaaaaaaagcggcaTCCAAAACTGCAGTTGTGAAAGATGTGTGTACAGTGAAGCTTTGCTGCTCAATTCAACCActcaataaaaaaatcagctgagaTTAATGATAGCAGGcttttttctgaaattgagTTTTAAGAAACACCTGACCAACATGAAACGAAATAGGAAATCTAACAGGAATCAAGTGTATTATTATATATTCCACCTACTACACAAATAGTATTTGTAGCTGACTTGGCTATCTAGAAATAGTGCTTTGTTGCCACATAAATTGCATGTTTTTCACTATGTTTTTGCTTCCAAGAGTTGGTATCGGTTGGCAATTTAGGACAAGCTCATCAGCTATCAACctaaagcatttaaaatcaaTACATCAGCcttttatgaacattttcattttcttatttttatcttataCTCAGAAAGAACGAACTTAATTCTTCATCAGCCCTTGCATTTTGGGCTCTTAAACTCCTCCTTTGCCATTTCTCTTGCTACCacagaatatgtattttaaaagccgACACTTGGGTTCTTGCATAATCATTTAACTCCAGGAGCAGGGGATTCAAGAAAAGATGCTCCAGAATACATCAAGATTTGCCCAATTTTGCATGCCAGGGAACTGTTTCAACCTAAACAACTACAGAGCTGGGCTCACTACTTTCTAAATGACTTTCATTAAAAGAAGAGCAATTTTTCTGAGGAGCACTACAGGATTGTAAAGAGGAACAAACAGAGAAACTTCATGAGAGACTGATAAGACAGAGGAGGCTCCATGTCATTCTAATTAACACAGTGGAAAGTCCCGATTCACACAGTATTAAGGACAGGAATAATTGAAGGAAATCACTTCCCCAAAGCAAAGAAGTATCATGGATGTTTCAGACTTCATTGTTTAAAGATATCCTGTGTATAAAGCggtcaaaagctttgctttcttc
This window harbors:
- the LOC118246967 gene encoding vitamin K-dependent protein C-like isoform X2, which gives rise to MWKLVTIGVLLAACSSQVCSTSIFYSYKDANQVLKIQKRANSFLEEVKPGSVERECKEELCDFEEASEIFETREATLNFWSKYVDGDQCEPQPCSNGTCKDNIGKFSCICNKGWEGVLCNYEVKYTNCSVNNGGCEHFCKDDPANQCRYCSCASGYQLTNDHTMCKPVVEFPCGRVKMDYIEAKAGFNIRLIEGKAGRRGDSPWQIMLQNSKGRFLCGGVLIHPSWVLTAAHCIDSGEGLKVNTTVSVLRQMSKPFGSINV
- the LOC118246967 gene encoding vitamin K-dependent protein C-like isoform X1; translated protein: MWKLVTIGVLLAACSSQVCSTSIFYSYKDANQVLKIQKRANSFLEEVKPGSVERECKEELCDFEEASEIFETREATLNFWSKYVDGDQCEPQPCSNGTCKDNIGKFSCICNKGWEGVLCNYEVKYTNCSVNNGGCEHFCKDDPANQCRYCSCASGYQLTNDHTMCKPVVEFPCGRVKMDYIEAKAGFNIRLIEGKAGRRGDSPWQIMLQNSKGRFLCGGVLIHPSWVLTAAHCIDSGEGLKVRIGKYHRLRTEANEQTIWVDKCVSHENYTKETTDNDIAMLHLAEPVMYNKYALPICLPTRDLAEHELTRNGRQMIVTGWGSTSDMEKKNYSTLLSYIEIPMVPRNECAQVMRYVISDNMLCAGTLGDRKDACIGDSGGPMITKYKDTWFLVGLVSWGEGCGKKEKFGVYTKVSQYLDWIQHHIDEMSPSWKG